ACAAGTCTCTGGGTCATAAAGCTGAGAGAAACCTCTTTTACTCCTGAAAGCTTTTTAATTCCTTCCTCAATTTTAGCAGCACAGTTAGCGCAGCATAAACCTTCCATTTTCACAATCTTTTTCATTTTTGTATCCTCCTTTTATTCTGGTTTTTTAATATTATTCTTCAATATGCTCCATTCCCTGAGCCAGGATTGTCTCAATGTGACTGTCTGCCAGAGAATAAAATACTGTTTTTCCGTCTCTTCTGTATTTCACCAGCCTCATTTGCTTTAACACTCGCAGCTGGTGGGAAATCGCCGACTGGCCCATGCCTAAAAGACTTGCAATATCACAGACGCACATCTCCGACTGGCTTAGTACATATAAAATCCTGATTCTGGTTGAATCGCCAAAAATCTTAAAAAAATCAGCCAGGTCCTGAAGCTGCTCCTCTTTGGGCATAGCTTTATTGACTTTTTCTACAATCTTTTCATGGACATGGATAAAGTCGCATTGCTCCACCTGATCACTGTCTTTTCTGTAAGCCATAATTTCCTCCTCTTCCCCGTTTACTACACCAATTATCATATGAACAACTATTCATATGTTTATATTATCATAAAAACTTTTTTTGTCAAGACTTTTTAGACACAAAAAAAGAGACTGCCACAGCCCAATCAAAATGATTTCCCGTCTTTAGAAGTTAGCACTAGAAATCTTTAGGAGTATTTTCTGCTCTGAAGCCTCACAAATGCCTTTAAATAAGGCTTTTTTTATTGCAAAAAAACTTTTCAAAATTCTTTTTTTGCGATATACTAATAGTGTTAGTGGTGCTATCTTTTTGAGGAGGGATTCTATGGCATATTTTTTAAAAAAGACAACTTTAAAAGGCAGAACTTATCTTGCGATTTATGACAGTTTTTATAATCAGGAAAAAAAGGGGGCAGCTCACAAATGCTACAAATCCCTTGGCTCTGTAGAAACACTGAAAAAGAACGGCATGGAAGATCCAATCTCTTTTTACCAACAAGAAGTAGCTCTCTTAAACCAGCAACGAAAAGAAGAAGGTGTCCGCAAAATTTCTGACATTTCTCCAACTCTTTATCTTGGATACTTTCCACTGAAAGCAATCCTTGAGAAATTAAAAATCCAAAAGTATGTGAATTATTTTCATCTTACATATGATTTTCAGTTCGATCTTTATGAATTGATTTCTACATTAGTCTACGCAAGAGGTGTATGCCCATGCAGTAAAAACAGGACATTCCACGATGTGCTTCCCAATCTGTACCATTCGTCGCATTATTCCTATGATCAGCTTCTTGATGGTCTTGCCTTTTTGGGAGAAAACTATGAAAAGTTTATCGAGATCTTTACTGTACAAACTGCGGCTGTTTATGGACTGGATACTTCAAACTCTTACTTTGATTGTACGAATTTCTATTTTGAAATAGACAGGGAGGATGATTTCAGAAAAAAAGGACCGAGCAAAGAAAACAAAAAGGAACCCATCATCGGTCTTGGGCTCCTTTTGGATCGGAACCAGATTCCGGTCGGTATGAAGATGTATCCGGGAAATGAGTCAGAAAAACCCATTCTACGTGATGTGATTGATGGACTTAAAAATAGGAACAATATCATGGGAAAAACCATCCATGTCGCAGACAAAGGACTTAATTGTGCACAAAACATTGCGTTTTCAAAACAGAATGGAGATGGTTATCTGTTTTCAAAATCTGTAAAAACCTTGCCTTCGACAGAAAAAACCTGGGTATTATTAGAACAGGATTACAAAGATGTCAAAGATAAAAGCGGAAAACTTTTATACCGCTATAAAAGCTGTATTGATACTTTTCCTTATTCCATAGAGTATAACGGAAAAAAACAGACCATTATGCTTACAGAGAAACGCCTGGTTACCTACAATCCTTCCCTTGCTGCAAAAAAAAGATATGAAATAAACCGCCTTGTAGAAAAAGCAAAAGCACTTACCCTGTCACAAGCCAAAAGGAATGACTTTGGAGAAGCAGGAAAATATGTGGATTTCACAGATAAAACAGGAAATAAAGCAAAAACAAGGATTAATCAGGCTGCCATCGATAAGGACCTCGAACTTGCCGGATACAATCTTCTGGTCACATCCGAAACCCAGATGACAGATCAGGATATTTACTGTACTTACCATAATCTGTGGAGAATTGAAGAATCCTTTAAGATTATGAAATCAGACCTGGATGCACGGCCGGTATTTCTTCAAAAAGAAAATACGATTAAAGGCCACTTTTTGATTTGCTATTTAACAGTTCTCTTAGAGAGGATTTTTCAATTTAAGATACTGGATGAAAAATATTCAACTTCAGATATATTTAGATTCATTAAAGATTTCAGGGTAACAAAAGGCGAACATAAATATATAAACACCACAAGGGATTGTACTTTTATAAATGACCTAGCTGATAAATTTCAT
The window above is part of the Lachnoclostridium edouardi genome. Proteins encoded here:
- a CDS encoding heavy-metal-associated domain-containing protein — its product is MKKIVKMEGLCCANCAAKIEEGIKKLSGVKEVSLSFMTQRLVMEVEDGKEEEILAEAEKIKNKIEPEAGFKVLR
- a CDS encoding ArsR/SmtB family transcription factor — its product is MAYRKDSDQVEQCDFIHVHEKIVEKVNKAMPKEEQLQDLADFFKIFGDSTRIRILYVLSQSEMCVCDIASLLGMGQSAISHQLRVLKQMRLVKYRRDGKTVFYSLADSHIETILAQGMEHIEE
- a CDS encoding IS1634 family transposase yields the protein MAYFLKKTTLKGRTYLAIYDSFYNQEKKGAAHKCYKSLGSVETLKKNGMEDPISFYQQEVALLNQQRKEEGVRKISDISPTLYLGYFPLKAILEKLKIQKYVNYFHLTYDFQFDLYELISTLVYARGVCPCSKNRTFHDVLPNLYHSSHYSYDQLLDGLAFLGENYEKFIEIFTVQTAAVYGLDTSNSYFDCTNFYFEIDREDDFRKKGPSKENKKEPIIGLGLLLDRNQIPVGMKMYPGNESEKPILRDVIDGLKNRNNIMGKTIHVADKGLNCAQNIAFSKQNGDGYLFSKSVKTLPSTEKTWVLLEQDYKDVKDKSGKLLYRYKSCIDTFPYSIEYNGKKQTIMLTEKRLVTYNPSLAAKKRYEINRLVEKAKALTLSQAKRNDFGEAGKYVDFTDKTGNKAKTRINQAAIDKDLELAGYNLLVTSETQMTDQDIYCTYHNLWRIEESFKIMKSDLDARPVFLQKENTIKGHFLICYLTVLLERIFQFKILDEKYSTSDIFRFIKDFRVTKGEHKYINTTRDCTFINDLADKFHLPLTNYFLSETQINTIFNYKL